One stretch of Carassius gibelio isolate Cgi1373 ecotype wild population from Czech Republic chromosome B1, carGib1.2-hapl.c, whole genome shotgun sequence DNA includes these proteins:
- the chic2 gene encoding cysteine-rich hydrophobic domain-containing protein 2, with product MMEDFDEIYEEEEEEEEDEDRAAEEQLLKYAPDPVVVRGSGHVTVFGLSNKFESEFPSALTGKVAPEEFKASINRVNSCVRKALPVNVRWLLCGCLCCCCTLGFSLWPVICLSKRTRRSIEKLLEWENSRLYHKLCLHWRLSKRKCDTNNMMEYVILIEFLPKIPIFRPD from the exons ATGATGGAGGACTTTGATGAGATTtacgaggaggaggaagaggaagaagaggacgaGGACAGGGCCGCGGAGGAGCAGCTGCTCAAATACGCTCCGGACCCGGTGGTAGTGCGCGGATCCGGGCACGTCACTGT GTTTGGACTGAGCAATAAATTTGAGTCTGAATTTCCCTCAGCCCTTACAGGAAAG GTCGCACCAGAGGAGTTTAAAGCCAGCATAAACCGTGTGAACAGCTGTGTGAGGAAGGCTCTCCCAGTGAACGTGCGCTGGCTGCTGTGTGGCTGTCTGTGCTGTTGCTGTACTCTGGGCTTTAGTCTGTGGCCGGTCATCTGTCTGAGCAAGAGG ACACGCAGATCCATAGAGAAGTTACTGGAGTGGGAAAACAGCAGATTGTATCACAAG TTGTGTTTGCATTGGAGGCTCAGCAAAAGGAAGTGTGACACGAACAACATGATGGAATAT GTAATCCTAATAGAGTTTCTACCCAAGATTCCCATCTTCAGGCCGGATTAG